From Streptomyces sp. SCSIO 75703:
AGGACCCGAGCTGGCGCCAGGACTGGTAGACGCCGGTCGCCACGAGGGCGACCACGCTGCCGAAGGCGAGGTGGGAGAAGCGGCGTACCGCCGAGGTGGGCACGGGAGTGTCCGCGGGCGCCCGGTAGAGGGCGGCGAGCAGCGCGACGAGCCCGCCGAGCCAGGCGGCGACGGCCAGCAGGTGGACGATGTCGACCGGCATGGCGATCCCGGCCTGGAGGCCGACGGAGGCGTGCTCGGACATCGCCCAGCTCGCGGCGAGCCCGGCCGCCACGACGGTGCCGCCGGCCGCGAGCCCGAAGGTGAGGTCCCGCTTCTCGGTGTCCGCGCGCTTGTCGTACGCGCCGAAGAGCACGGCGACGAAGAGCGCCCCCGCGGCGAGCAGCAGCAGCCGGGAGACGAGCGCCGCCCCCGTCTTGCTCTGGAGCACCTGCCCGAGGAGGGTCAGGTCGACGATGTCCCCGGCCTTCCCGGAGGTGGTGTACGCCCCGCGCAGCAGGAGCAGGACGAGTGTGGAGCCGGTCAGCGCCAGCCAGCCGGAGACGACCAGCCGTTGCAGGACCCGCACCCCGGCGCCGCGCGGCCAGCAGGCCAGGACGAACGCGGCCCCGCCGACGAGCACGGTGAACCCGGCGTACGACACGTACCGCCCGATGCCGTACAGGGTGCCGACGAACCCGCCGCCGGCCGCCGGGACGGAGGCGGAGACGGACGTCTCGGAGGGGGCGCCGATGGAGAAGGTGTAGGCGCCGGCCACCGGGTGGCTGTCGGCGGACACGACCTGGTAGGCCACCGTGTAGGTGCCGTCGGCCAGGTCCGGCTTCAGCTTCACCGCGTAGGTCGTGCCGCCGGTGCCGAAGGGCTCGCCGTCGTCGACGCGGGTGCCTTTCGGGTCGAGGACCCGCAGGGAGTCGGCGTCCGTGGAGACCGACTCGGAGAAGGAGAGCGACACCTGGGCCGGGGCCTCGTCGACCACCGCCCCCTGCTGGGGATCGCTGCCGGTCAGAGCGGCGTGCGCGGAGGCCGGCGCGGCGCCGGCGAGCAGCGCGAGGAGCGCGGCCAGCAGCAGCGGCACCAGGGTTCTCAGCCGCGGGGCGGTGGTCTGCGTCAAGGTGGTCCCTCCCTCAGTGTCCGGAGCGTCCGTCCGCGGGGCGGTAGGTGGCGGACTTCACCGGCATGGTGACCGTGACGGGGTCGGAATGGGCGAAGCGCAGTTCGACGGTGACCGTCTCGCCTTCCTGGAGGCGGCGCGTCAGCTTCTCGAACATCAGGTGGTTGCCGCCGCTTTCGAGGACCAGCTCGCCCCGGGCCGGGATCGGGAGGCGGTCGGCCGCCTTCATCCGGCCGTCGACGGTCCGGTGCACGCCGACCTCGCCGGCCTCGCTGGTGACGGAGGTCAGTTCGTCCTTGCCCTCACCCTTGTTGGTGATGGTGAGGAAACCGGCGGCCATGGAGTCGGAGACCGGCTGCGGTATGTAGGCGGAGCCGACGGACAGGTCCGGTGCGGCGTCGGAGCCGTCGCCGCAGCCGGCCAGCAGCAGGGCGCCCGCGAGTGCCGCGGCGGCAACGGCGGGGCGCCTCACGGGTTCTCCCCCTTGACGATCTTGGGGAGGTCCTGGGTGTAGTCGTCGACGGTGGTGTCCTCGCCGTAGAGGACGTAGCCCGCGTCCGTCTTCGGGGAGAACGCGACGACCTGGGTGCCGTGCGTGGAGACGATCTCGCCGTCCTTGTCCTTCGTGGCCGGCTCGATGGAGATGCCGAGCGTGCGGGCGCCGGCCTGGATGGTGTCGAAGTCGCCGGTCAGCCCCACGACCGTGGAGTCGATGCTCTTGAGCCACTTGCCCAGTTCCTCGGGGGTGTCCCGCTCCGGGTCGGTGGTGACGAACACCACGCGCAGCGCGTCCTGGTCGGCCTGGGAGAGCTGCTGCTTGGCCACGGCCAGGTTGTGCATGGTGAGCGGGCAGACGTCCGGGCAGTGGGTGTAGCCGAAGTAGATCAGCGTCGGCTTGCCCGCGGTCTGCTCGCGGAAGTCGTACTGCTTGCCGTCGGTGCCGGTGAGGACCAGGTCGGGCTTCTCGAAGGGCTTGTCGAGGACGGTGGCCGCCTGCCGGGCGGTGTCCTCGGAGACCATCGTGACCGGCGGGTCGTTGTCGGTACCGCTGCCGCAGGCGGACAGGGTCAGGGAGGCGGCGGCGAGCAGGGCGGCCGCGGCGAACGTCTTCTTGCGCATAAGGAAATGTCCCAGATGTGAAGTACCCCGGCGGGCACCGGGGTCCCCGGACGACAGGGACCCCGGCACCCACCGGACGGGTGGGCGCGCCGCCGCCGAGGCGGCGGCGCACCGGCGGGCGTGGTTACGCCGACGTCCCGGAGTCGCGCCGGCGTCCGGCCAGCACGCCGTAGCCGATGCCGGCGGCGCCGACGACGATGCCGACGATGCCGAGGACGCGGGCGGTGGTGTCACTGCCGTCTCCGGAGGCGGAGCCCTCGGCGGCGGTGTTCTCGGTGCCGGAGCCGGCCTTGTCGTCGGCGTCGGCACCCGACGCGCCGTGGCCGTCGCCCTCGGGGGCGGACAGCGTCAGGACGGGCGCGGGGGTGTCCGGCTCCTCCTGGCCCTCCTGCGGCACCTCGATCCAGCGCACGACCTCCTTGTTGGAGTACGTCTGGATCGCCTTGAAGACCATCTGGTCGGCGTCGGCGGGCAGGGTGCCGACGGAGACCGGGAACTTCTGGAAGAAGCCCGGCTCGATGCCCTTGCCGTCCGCCGTCCAGGTCACCTTGGTGACGGCCTCGTCGATCTGCTTGCCGTGCACCTCCAGCGGCTTGTCCAGCTTGGACTTGGTGACCTCCGCCTTCCAGCCGCTGACCGGCTGCGGCATCACGGACGCCAGCGGCTGGTCGGCCGGGAAGGTGACCTCCACCTTGGTGGTGGAGGCGTTGTCGCGCTCGTTCGGCACCTTGAAGTCGACGACCGCGTAGCCGCCCTTGGCCGCGGTGCCCTCGGGCTGCACGGTGACGTGCGCGAACGCGGGGGCGCCGAGGGCGAGGACGGCGATGCCGGAGACGGCGCCGACGGCGGCGATACGGGAAACCTTCATGGAGGGAGTGCTCCGCTTCGGATGAGGTCCGGTGCTGCACCGGACGGAGGGAGGAGAGCGCGCGGGCGCGCGCGGGCCGCACGACGGCGGCCCCCTCCGGCTCCGCGCTCGGCGGAAGCGGGGCGGTGGTCGCGTCGTGTCAGGCGGCGAGGGCGACGGCGCTCGGCGGTCCGCGCCGGATCACCGAGTGCTGGAGCACGACGGTGTGCGGCTTCGACGGCGCGCGGCGGGCCGGGTGCGGCAGCCGCGGCCCCGTGCCCGGTACGGCGGCCTGCCCCGTGTGCAGCGCGCGCACCAGGGCCAGCGCCGCCCGCAGCGCCCGGACCAGGGCGCCTTCGGCCACCGACTGGGCCGAGTGCGCGGACAGGGCGATCAGCCGGGTCAGGGCCAGGTCCCCGCGCCGCAGCAGCCAGCCCGCGGCGAGGGCCGCGAGGGCGTGGCCGAGCAGCATCGGCAGGGAGGGGAGCAGGGCGGCGGCCGGGCTCCCGAGGGTGTCCGCCGCGGGGTGTCCGCCACCCGTGCCGGGGGGCGGGACGAGCCGCGCGTCGGTGAGGATGCGGTGTGCCTGGGCGGGGCTGATGGCCGCCGCGGTGGTCCCGCACACCAGGCGGGCCGCCTGCTGGACGAGGGAGGCGTCGGACATGGCCCCGTCCGCCGCGCCGGAGGACGCCGCCGTCGCGCCGGCGTGCTGGCCCAGCCCGAACAGCGCGTGCAGCGCGGTCTGGCCCGCCGTGAGCAGGGCGGTGATCAGCGCGAGGGAACGCTCGCGCCCGGCGAGGGGCACGGCGACCAGGACCGCTCCGAGGAACCCGGCGCCCAGCGTCCACAGCGGAACGGCGGCGCAGGAGGCCAGGGTGTGCCCCGCCGCGGCCAGCACGACGCAGACCGCGGCGAACACCGCGGCCCGCAGGAACCGGAGGTCGGCTCCGGAGCGCGCCGTAGGCGGGTGGGGGGCAGTCATGGCGGGCCCATCATCCCACTGGCCCCCGGGATCCCGTACGGCAGGTCCACACGATGCGGTACGACCGTATGGTCACCGCCCGGCCGGGGGCGCCCCGGCATACACCGATCACTGCGGGGACGCATCCGCCGTATGGGCGTTCCGGCGTACGGACCGCGCTTATGGCCCGGGGTGGGGGGCAATACGTATCGGTATGTCGAGCCGTGGCCGGGAGGCTGGAGCATGAGCATCTGGTGGTCACTCCATTTGCGGCGCGAGGCCGCGAGCGTCCCCCTGGCGCGCCGTCTGCTGGTCGGCACGATGGAGACCGCGGGCGTCGACCCCGACATCTCCTTCGACCTGTCCGTCGCCCTCGGCGAGGCGTGCGCCAACGCGGTGGAGCACGGCGGTCCGGACGGGCCCGGCGGTCCCTCGCAGGCGTACCGCGTCACGGCCTACCTGGACGGCGAGCGGTGCCGGATCGAGGTCGCCGACTCGGGCCCCGGCTTCCCCGGGCGGCCGGTCCGCGCGGCCTCGCCGGAGGCGGAGCACGGGCGCGGCCTGTGCCTCATCCGGGAGCTGGCCGACCACGTGCACGTCGGCGGCGCGCAGGGCCGGGCCGGCGCGGTGGTCAGCTTCGACAAGGTCCTCAAATGGCGCGAGGACGCCCCCCTGGCGGCGGTGTGACCACCGCGGGCGCCCCACGGCACACGGACGGCCGGGTACGGGGCACGTACCCGGCCGTCCGCGTGTGCCCGCGCGGGGTCAGCCCTTCAGGGCGGCCATCCACCGCTCGACCTCGTCCGACCGCCGGGGCAGCGCGGCGCTGAGGTTCCGGTTGCCGTCCTCGGTGACCAGGATGTCGTCCTCGATCCGGACGCCGATGCCGCGGTACTCCTCCGGCACGGTCAGGTCGTCGGCCTGGAAGTACAGGCCCGGCTCGACGGTGAGCACCATGCCGGGCTCCAGCGTGCCGTCGACGTAGGTCTCCACGCGGGCCGCGGCGCAGTCGTGGACGTCCATGCCGAGCATGTGACCGGTGCCGTGCAGCGTCCAGCGGCGCTGGAGGCCCAGCTCCAGCACCCGCTCGACCGGGCCCTCGACGAGGCCCCACTCGACCAGCCTGGCCGCCAGCACGCGCTGCGCGGCGTCGTGGAAGTCGCGGTACTTGGCGCCCGGCCGCACCGCCGCGATACCGGCCTCCTGGGCGTCGTACACGGCGTCGTAGATCTTCTTCTGCAGCTCGGTGTACGTGCCGTTGATCGGCAGCGTGCGGGTGACGTCGGCCGTGTAGTAGGTGTGCGTCTCCACGCCCGCGTCGAGCAGCAGCAGTTCGCCGGAGCGGACCGGGCCGTCGTTGCGGACCCAGTGCAGGGTGCAGGCGTGCGGGCCGGCGGCGCAGATCGAGCCGTAGCCGACGTCGTTGCCCTCCACGCGCGCGCGCAGGAAGAAGGTGCCCTCGATGTAGCGCTCGCTGGTCGCCTCGGCCTTGTCGAGGACCTTCACGACGTCCTCGAAGCCGCGCACGGTGGAGTCGACGGCCTTCTGCAGCTCGCCGATCTCGAACTCGTCCTTGACGAGACGGGCCTCGGAGAGGAAGACGCGCAGCTCCTCGTCGCGCTCGGCGGTGACCTTGTCGGTCAGCGCCTCCTCGATTCCGGCGTCGTGGCCGCGCACGACGCGCACCGGGCCGGTGGCCTCGCGCAGCAGGCCGGTCAGCTCGCGGACGTCGGAGGCGGGGATGCCGTACCGCCGCTCCGCCTCGGTGAGGGAGTGGCGGCGGCCGACCCACAGCTCGCCCTGGCCGTCGAGCCAGAACTCGCCGTTCTCCCGGTCGGAGCGCGGCAGCAGGTACAGGGTGGCGGAGTGGCCCTCGCTCTCGGGTTCCAGGACCAGGACGCCGTCCTCGGTCTGGTTGCCGGTGAGGTAGGCGTACTCGACCGAGGCACGGAAGGAGTACTCCGTGTCGTTCGAACGGGTCTTCAGGTTGCCCGCGGGGATCACCAGCCGCTCGCCGGGGAAGCGGGCGGACAGCGCGGCGCGGCGGGCCGCGGTCTCGGCGGCCTGGGCGATCGGCTCCAGGTCGTGCAGCTCGGTGTCGGCCCAGCCCGACCGCATGTTCTCGGCCAGCTCGTCGGACACGCCCGGGTACAGGCCGTTCTTGCGCTGCTTGATCGGCTCTTCCTCGGTGCCTTCCGGGGTCTCCGGGAGCTCCTCCGTCACGGTCTTCCTCCTTGTCGCGGCACTGGACCACTCCCCATCGTACGGTCGTGCGGAAGGGGGCACAGGGCTGCAGTACCGCTTACACCGTGCATCACTGTCCGATATCCGGACGCAAGGGGCGTCTCGAAGGGGCGCGAGGGCGTCGGAGCGAACGTTTTCGGCCGATCCCTCGGCGGGCCGGCGCGCGGGCCCGCCCGTCATGGGCGGGGCGCGGCCCGCCGCCGGGCCGGCGCGCGCCGCTACTCGAACCGCACCGCCAGCAGGACGACGTCCTCCTCGCTGTCCGCGTCGCCCGCGCCCTCGGGCAGGACCGTGCGCAGCACGTGGTCGGCGACGGCGTCCGCGTCGTGCCGGGCGGAGCGGGGGATGCCCGCCGCCGCGGCGCGCAGCCGGGCGAAGGCGCGGTCGGCCGGGTCGCCGGTGCGGTGCAGCAGGCCGTCGGTGTAGAGCAGGACCGTCTCGCCCGGCTCGGCCTGGATCTCCACGCTGGGCGCCTCCCAGCAGGCGAGCATGCCGAGCGGCGCGGAGACGGAGGTCTCCACGAACTCCGTGCGGTGGTCGCCGACGAGCAGCGGCGGGCTGTGCCCGGCGCCGGCCAGGGTGATCCGGCGCGGGGCGGGCTCGCAGTAGCCGAACAGGGCGGTGGCCGAGCGGGCGGGCTCGGTGAGCCGCAGGAGCAGCTCCAGGTCGGACAGGACCGCGACCGGGTCCTCGCCCTCCATCACGGCGTACGCCCGCAGCGAGGCGCGCAGCCGCCCCATCGCGGCCACGGCGCTGGGGCCGGAGCCGGTCACGGAGCCGACGGCCAGGCCGAGCGCGGCTTCCGGCAGCGGCAGCGCGTCGTACCAGTCGCCGCCGCCGCGCGGGCCGGTGCGGTGCCGGGCGGCGAGCTGGACACCGGGCACCCGTGGCAGACGGGAGGGCAGCAGTTCCTCCGCCAGGGTGGCCATCGCCGTGCGGGTGCGCTCCAGTTCCAGGAGGCGGGCGAGGTGTTCGGCCGCGCACCGGGCGTACAGCCCGGCCAGGTGCCGCTGCCGCTCGGCCGGTTCGGCGGGTTCGTCGTAGAGCCAGACGGCGGCACCCAGCCGTCCGGTGCCCCGCGCGCTCAGCGGGAGGGCGTAGCTCGCGGCGTAGCCGAGGCGGGCGGCGACCTCGCGGTGGCGGGGGTCGAGCCCCTCGGCGGCGAACAGGTCCGGGTCGGCGATGCCGGCCTCGGCGGGCGGGCCCGGCGGTGCCTCCAGGAGCCGGCAGTGGGGCAGGGCGGCGCGCGGCACGGTCTCGAGGAGGCCGAGGTCGGCGCGGGCCAGGCCCAGTCCGACGGTGCCGCGCGGACCGTGTCCGTCGGCCGGTTCCAGGACGACCAGGCCGCGCCGGGCGCCGACCAGGGCGGCACCGGCGCGCAGCACTTCCTGGAGTGCCTCGGCGAGGGAACCGGTGCCGGTCAGCCGCTCGGTCAGTTCGTGGAGGGTCGTCAGGTCGGAGATCCAGCCGGCGAGACGGTCCTGGAGGAGGACGCCCGGCGGGTCGGCCGGGGCGGGCGGCGCGGCCGGCGCGTGTTCCGGGCCGGCGGGCGCGACAGTGTGGGCGGGGGAGGGAACCGTCGAATCGATTCCAGCCACTTTCGCGGGGTGTGGGGCGGTCATGGCGTCCGGCTTTCCGACCGGTGTTTACTGCTCAAAAGCATCGCAAACCCCCATGTTGTTCTGCGCCGCAGCAGTGTCTCCACATGTACACGCACTCGTGAGGAGATGTCCAGCATTGTCCTGCGGGGATTCCTGGTGTCCGAGGGGAACGGGAGACCTTCCTCCCGGCCTCTTGCGGAAGAGTGAAGTTGGCTCGAAACTGCCCCATGGGACCTCTTGTTGCGGTCGACTGGGGGTGCTCCACGGAGCGTCACAACGGTCGTGATGGGTACGTACTTCGGTGAAGGCCAGGGGTGGCCGGGTCCCCCCGGAACCTGGCGACGGACCCGGGCGTCCTATCCACCGACGGCCGTGCCCCATCCTCCCGCGGCGGAGGCGAAGAGAACCACGCGGAACGGCAAACGCCAGACTTCGCCACCCCGCGCCACGTCCGTGCCCGTGATCGACGCAGTACGGGCGCAACCGCCGCGGACGCAGTCAGAGTTCGGCCCAGAGGGGTGCCCCCTGCCCAGAGCGGGGGTGTGATGCGCGAACGAGCTCCGCACAGCGAAGTGATCGACACATGGTGTGATGTGACCACGGTGTTGCCAGGCGTGCAACGGAAAGGAACGAGCGCTCATGCGCGAGATCCTCGGAAAGCGACGCAGGCTCCTGTCCCGGCGCGACGACGACGGGCGGCCTGAGCTGATCGGCGCGGCCCTGACCTACGCGACGCAATGGCAGTGGCCCGTCCTCCCGGGCGCGGCGCCGGACCCGGAGGCGCGGTCGCGCTGTACGTGCCCCGACGCGGAGTGCACGGTGCCCGGCGCGCACCCCTTCGACCCCGGCCTGCTCGCGGCCACCACGGACGGGCGCATGGTGCGCTGGTGGTGGAGCAACCGGCCGACGGCACCGATCGTGCTCGCCACCGGGGGCGGCGCCCCGTGCGCCGTCTCGCTGCCCGCCCTGCCGGCCGCCCGCGCCCTGGCCGCGCTGGACCGCGCCGGGATGCGGCTCGGCCCGGTCGTCGCCTCGCCCTCCCGCTGGGCGGTCCTCGTGCGGCCGTACACCATGGAGCAGTTGGGCGAACTCCTCTACGCCAAGGACCACGTCCCCGGTTCGCTGCGCTTCCACGGGGAGGGCGGTTACCTCGCCCTGCCGCCGGGCGAGACCGGCACCGGTGAGGTCCGCTGGGAGCGCGCGCCGCTGCCCGGCTCCGCCTCGCCGTGGGTGCCCGATGTGGAGGCCGTCGTGGACGCGGTGGTCGACGCCCTCACCCGGACGGGTGTGAGCGCGCCCGAGTTGTAGGGAGTGTCGGGCGCGGGCGGCCTCCGGGCGGGCCCGCGCTCGTTATCGTCCGCCGCATGTCGCCTGATGCCGCGGGAGACCGCCGCGCCGCGAGACCCCGCCGGACCGCACCGTTGCCGAGTCGCCGTGCCCCGCGCCGGTACGCCGTCCTCGGTGCCGTGCTGGGCGCGGTCGCCCTGTCCTGTGCCACGGCCTGCTCCGGGACCGGGGGAGACCTGACCGACGACGCCCCTCCGGCGGTGCGCACCCTCGCGCCGCACACCGGCGCGACCGTGTCCGGGGCCTCCGCCCCGGCCGGTGCGCCCGGCGGCGGGGACCGCTCCCCGCTGCCGCCCGGTGCCGCCACCGCCATGCGCTGCGGTCCCGAACTCGGCGCGCCCGACGGCGTGCGGGCGCGCACCTGTGTGCTGACGCAGGGGGCCGAGACCTGGGCGCGGACCTCCTACCGCAACGCCACCGGACAACCGCTGGAGGCGGTGCTCCGCCTCACGGGGCCCGGCGGGCAGAGTGTGCGGGCGCGCTGTCCGGTGGGTGCCGGGGACGCCCCCGACGTGTGCGAGACGCCGCGGGAGCGGCTGCGGGGCGATGCGGAGGGGTACGAGGCGGTCGCCGAGTTCTCCGCACGGGACGGTGGCGGGATCCTGCTGCGGTCCGGGAGCAACTTCGCCACGGCAACGGGCGGTTGAGCGGCGAACGCGGTGCGTGAACGGCCGGCGGCACGGAAAGACCCGGTTGCTGGCGACGGGGGATGCACCAGCAACCGGGCTACGGGAACGGTAACAAGAGATCGGCGGTTAGCAAATTCGATCTCAGTTTTCCGGTCACCGACTCGCCTGTGTCCGGGGGGAGTTAGGAACGGAGTGCTCCGCTCCACATCGGTCGGCCGGCCCGGCCGGCTCCCGGCCGGACCGGTGTCGCGGAGCCGGGTCAGCTCAGCGTGACCTGGCGGTTCGTCAGCCCACCGCGCGCCCGGCGCTCCTCGGGGGTGAGGGGCGCCTCCGTCGCCAGGGCCTCGGCGAGCCGCTCGGCGAACTCGGCCGCCGGCTTCTCCACGTCCTGCGCGCCGACCCCGCCGGGCAGGTCCCACACCGGGACGGTGAGCCCGTGGGCACGGAAGGAACCGACCAGCCGGGTCCCCTCGCCGAGGGAGGAGCGGCCCGCCGCGTGCAGCCGGGCGAGGGCGTCCAGAAGCCGCTCCTCCTCGTGCGGCATGACCCAGCGCAGGTGGTTCTTCTCCGGCGTCTCGCACCAGTAGGCGGCGTCGGCGCTCTGGAGGCGGACGGTCGGCAGCGCCGCGGCGTTGGCCCGCTCCAGGGAGGCGGCCACCTCCGGCGTCGCGTTCTCCGCGTCGGGGACCCAGAACTCGAAGCCCGTGTGCACCACCGGCTCGAAGGCGCCCTCCGGGGCGAGGAGGTCCTGGAGCCGCGGACCGTCGGCGGGAGCCCGGCGGCCCTGCACCGGCGTGCCCGGCTCGGCGGTCAGCGCGCGCCGGAGGGTGTCGGCGAGGTCGCGGCTGATGTCGCCGGACGCCGTGTCGTTCTGCAGGCCGAGGAGGACGGAGCCGTCCTCGCGGCGCAGCGCGGGCCAGGCCATCGGCAGCACCGTGGCCAGGGTGACCGAGGGGACGCCCTCGGGCAGTCCGTCCGCGAGCGTCAGGCCGACGGTGGCCGCGGGGACCAGTTCGCGCAGGGCCACCCAGTCGCACTCGCCGGGCAGTCCCTCGAAGGGGCGCTGCACGAGCTCGGTCGTGGCCTGCGCCGCGGCCCGGCCGTGGCACGCCTTGTAGCGGCGGCCACTGCCGCAGGGGCAGGGCTCACGGGCTCCGACGACCGGGATCGCTCCCTCGTCGAGCCGGGGCCGCCCGGCCTTGGTCTGGG
This genomic window contains:
- a CDS encoding copper resistance protein CopC; amino-acid sequence: MTQTTAPRLRTLVPLLLAALLALLAGAAPASAHAALTGSDPQQGAVVDEAPAQVSLSFSESVSTDADSLRVLDPKGTRVDDGEPFGTGGTTYAVKLKPDLADGTYTVAYQVVSADSHPVAGAYTFSIGAPSETSVSASVPAAGGGFVGTLYGIGRYVSYAGFTVLVGGAAFVLACWPRGAGVRVLQRLVVSGWLALTGSTLVLLLLRGAYTTSGKAGDIVDLTLLGQVLQSKTGAALVSRLLLLAAGALFVAVLFGAYDKRADTEKRDLTFGLAAGGTVVAAGLAASWAMSEHASVGLQAGIAMPVDIVHLLAVAAWLGGLVALLAALYRAPADTPVPTSAVRRFSHLAFGSVVALVATGVYQSWRQLGSWTALTGTAYGQLLIAKVLLVAVVVGIAFFSRRWTARLAETTAVVPRPREKEKKRTAAPAVRGSGTEAPDSGTRTRETGAEKGSGGAAGADGGTDGTDGGAGRTGGGADGTDGGAGRTDGGEAGTADSRRAAQLARQRAAMDTARRKRLRDADPHRLGLRRSVLAEAGVAVVLLAVTTALTQTEPGRTAQSEAPGASSSASSPAAPSGALTLDMSFDTGGPDGKGVMRVDADPARVGENTLHLFAERPDGTPFDLPEVKVALTLKTRDIGPLPVAPDRITAGHWSASGVQIPMAGDWEVAVTVRTSDVDQVTVSKNAQIG
- a CDS encoding copper chaperone PCu(A)C, with translation MRRPAVAAAALAGALLLAGCGDGSDAAPDLSVGSAYIPQPVSDSMAAGFLTITNKGEGKDELTSVTSEAGEVGVHRTVDGRMKAADRLPIPARGELVLESGGNHLMFEKLTRRLQEGETVTVELRFAHSDPVTVTMPVKSATYRPADGRSGH
- a CDS encoding SCO family protein encodes the protein MRKKTFAAAALLAAASLTLSACGSGTDNDPPVTMVSEDTARQAATVLDKPFEKPDLVLTGTDGKQYDFREQTAGKPTLIYFGYTHCPDVCPLTMHNLAVAKQQLSQADQDALRVVFVTTDPERDTPEELGKWLKSIDSTVVGLTGDFDTIQAGARTLGISIEPATKDKDGEIVSTHGTQVVAFSPKTDAGYVLYGEDTTVDDYTQDLPKIVKGENP
- a CDS encoding YcnI family protein; amino-acid sequence: MKVSRIAAVGAVSGIAVLALGAPAFAHVTVQPEGTAAKGGYAVVDFKVPNERDNASTTKVEVTFPADQPLASVMPQPVSGWKAEVTKSKLDKPLEVHGKQIDEAVTKVTWTADGKGIEPGFFQKFPVSVGTLPADADQMVFKAIQTYSNKEVVRWIEVPQEGQEEPDTPAPVLTLSAPEGDGHGASGADADDKAGSGTENTAAEGSASGDGSDTTARVLGIVGIVVGAAGIGYGVLAGRRRDSGTSA
- a CDS encoding ATP-binding protein; the protein is MSIWWSLHLRREAASVPLARRLLVGTMETAGVDPDISFDLSVALGEACANAVEHGGPDGPGGPSQAYRVTAYLDGERCRIEVADSGPGFPGRPVRAASPEAEHGRGLCLIRELADHVHVGGAQGRAGAVVSFDKVLKWREDAPLAAV
- a CDS encoding aminopeptidase P family protein, with the translated sequence MTEELPETPEGTEEEPIKQRKNGLYPGVSDELAENMRSGWADTELHDLEPIAQAAETAARRAALSARFPGERLVIPAGNLKTRSNDTEYSFRASVEYAYLTGNQTEDGVLVLEPESEGHSATLYLLPRSDRENGEFWLDGQGELWVGRRHSLTEAERRYGIPASDVRELTGLLREATGPVRVVRGHDAGIEEALTDKVTAERDEELRVFLSEARLVKDEFEIGELQKAVDSTVRGFEDVVKVLDKAEATSERYIEGTFFLRARVEGNDVGYGSICAAGPHACTLHWVRNDGPVRSGELLLLDAGVETHTYYTADVTRTLPINGTYTELQKKIYDAVYDAQEAGIAAVRPGAKYRDFHDAAQRVLAARLVEWGLVEGPVERVLELGLQRRWTLHGTGHMLGMDVHDCAAARVETYVDGTLEPGMVLTVEPGLYFQADDLTVPEEYRGIGVRIEDDILVTEDGNRNLSAALPRRSDEVERWMAALKG
- a CDS encoding PP2C family protein-serine/threonine phosphatase, translated to MTAPHPAKVAGIDSTVPSPAHTVAPAGPEHAPAAPPAPADPPGVLLQDRLAGWISDLTTLHELTERLTGTGSLAEALQEVLRAGAALVGARRGLVVLEPADGHGPRGTVGLGLARADLGLLETVPRAALPHCRLLEAPPGPPAEAGIADPDLFAAEGLDPRHREVAARLGYAASYALPLSARGTGRLGAAVWLYDEPAEPAERQRHLAGLYARCAAEHLARLLELERTRTAMATLAEELLPSRLPRVPGVQLAARHRTGPRGGGDWYDALPLPEAALGLAVGSVTGSGPSAVAAMGRLRASLRAYAVMEGEDPVAVLSDLELLLRLTEPARSATALFGYCEPAPRRITLAGAGHSPPLLVGDHRTEFVETSVSAPLGMLACWEAPSVEIQAEPGETVLLYTDGLLHRTGDPADRAFARLRAAAAGIPRSARHDADAVADHVLRTVLPEGAGDADSEEDVVLLAVRFE
- a CDS encoding bifunctional DNA primase/polymerase, which encodes MREILGKRRRLLSRRDDDGRPELIGAALTYATQWQWPVLPGAAPDPEARSRCTCPDAECTVPGAHPFDPGLLAATTDGRMVRWWWSNRPTAPIVLATGGGAPCAVSLPALPAARALAALDRAGMRLGPVVASPSRWAVLVRPYTMEQLGELLYAKDHVPGSLRFHGEGGYLALPPGETGTGEVRWERAPLPGSASPWVPDVEAVVDAVVDALTRTGVSAPEL
- a CDS encoding DUF5926 family protein, translating into MAKKRPQTKAGRPRLDEGAIPVVGAREPCPCGSGRRYKACHGRAAAQATTELVQRPFEGLPGECDWVALRELVPAATVGLTLADGLPEGVPSVTLATVLPMAWPALRREDGSVLLGLQNDTASGDISRDLADTLRRALTAEPGTPVQGRRAPADGPRLQDLLAPEGAFEPVVHTGFEFWVPDAENATPEVAASLERANAAALPTVRLQSADAAYWCETPEKNHLRWVMPHEEERLLDALARLHAAGRSSLGEGTRLVGSFRAHGLTVPVWDLPGGVGAQDVEKPAAEFAERLAEALATEAPLTPEERRARGGLTNRQVTLS